Proteins encoded together in one Bradyrhizobium sp. PSBB068 window:
- a CDS encoding antibiotic biosynthesis monooxygenase — translation MIVVTGSVTARPDSFDEVKRLSLEHVHRSRTEPGCISHAVHVDCENPLRLVFFEQWADRAALAAHFAVPASRDFVRSLQSLAAATTTIELYDAHKIERL, via the coding sequence ATGATTGTCGTCACCGGCAGCGTCACCGCCCGCCCCGACTCGTTCGACGAGGTGAAGCGTTTGAGCCTCGAGCATGTGCATCGCTCACGCACCGAACCCGGCTGCATCTCGCACGCAGTCCATGTCGACTGCGAGAATCCGCTCAGGCTGGTGTTTTTCGAGCAATGGGCCGACCGCGCCGCGCTGGCGGCGCATTTCGCGGTCCCCGCATCGCGCGATTTCGTCCGCTCCCTGCAATCTCTGGCAGCTGCGACGACCACCATCGAACTTTATGACGCTCACAAGATTGAGAGACTCTAG
- a CDS encoding GNAT family N-acetyltransferase → MNHDSISSTSARGTVRTLSQQEELPLLRDHLLRLDRTSRHDRFHGFIDDSFIRRYAERCANDGTVIIAYFEDGVVRGAAELHPPEQSPDAQPEIAFSVERSVRRKGVGSTLFRKLIAEAHAKGYTSLRITTGAQNDAMRALATKFGAQLTFRHGESTGSIDLTEQHQPVPAPTIAPVTAVAAACALVDMNRAYWRMVMQMSGWGRAA, encoded by the coding sequence GTGAACCACGATTCCATCAGTTCGACATCTGCCCGAGGCACCGTGCGGACGTTGAGCCAGCAGGAGGAGCTTCCTCTGCTGCGCGATCATCTGCTGAGACTGGATCGAACCAGCCGTCATGATCGTTTTCATGGCTTCATCGACGACAGTTTCATCCGCCGCTATGCCGAGCGCTGCGCCAACGACGGCACGGTCATCATCGCCTATTTCGAGGATGGCGTGGTTCGCGGTGCGGCCGAGCTGCATCCGCCGGAGCAGTCGCCCGACGCGCAGCCCGAGATCGCCTTCAGCGTCGAGCGGTCGGTGCGGCGCAAGGGCGTCGGCAGCACGCTGTTCCGCAAGCTGATCGCCGAGGCGCATGCCAAGGGCTACACAAGCCTGCGCATCACCACCGGCGCGCAGAACGACGCGATGCGCGCGCTTGCCACCAAGTTCGGTGCGCAGCTGACGTTCCGCCACGGCGAGTCGACCGGCAGCATCGACCTGACCGAGCAACACCAACCCGTGCCTGCGCCGACGATCGCCCCGGTGACAGCTGTCGCGGCCGCGTGCGCGCTCGTCGACATGAACCGGGCCTATTGGCGAATGGTGATGCAGATGTCCGGCTGGGGCCGGGCCGCCTGA
- a CDS encoding PaaI family thioesterase, with translation MTPLEKIQSMKMPFAELKGVIFTEASQDRVVARMVVRPDLCTLRNTIHGGAVMAFADSVGAAATVINLPEDAKGTTTLESKTNFIGGAKEGSTVIATATPVHRGRRTQVWQTRLETEDGKLVAVVTQTQLVL, from the coding sequence ATGACGCCGCTCGAAAAGATCCAGTCGATGAAGATGCCGTTCGCGGAACTGAAGGGCGTCATCTTCACCGAGGCCAGCCAGGATCGCGTGGTCGCGCGGATGGTGGTGCGGCCAGACCTCTGTACCCTGCGGAACACGATCCACGGCGGCGCAGTGATGGCCTTTGCCGACTCGGTCGGCGCGGCCGCCACCGTGATCAACCTGCCTGAGGACGCCAAAGGCACCACGACGCTGGAGAGCAAGACCAACTTCATCGGCGGCGCCAAGGAGGGGAGCACTGTGATCGCCACGGCGACGCCGGTTCACCGGGGCCGCCGGACCCAGGTCTGGCAGACCAGGCTGGAAACCGAGGATGGGAAACTGGTTGCGGTCGTTACCCAGACGCAGCTGGTATTATGA